From one Pontibacillus sp. HMF3514 genomic stretch:
- the grpE gene encoding nucleotide exchange factor GrpE, producing the protein MDENKQQSEEMNQTEDQQEEVVENPEVEILEEEQEESQDNQEDAEKAQLQQEKDEIQQRLIRLQADYDNFRRRTQKERENDKKYRSQDLINELLPVLDNFERALQVEVKEDSAQNFVEGMNMVYRQLKDALTKEGVEEIPAQGEPFDPHMHQAVMQVEDENYDSNVVVEELQKGYKLKDRVIRPAMVKVNQ; encoded by the coding sequence ATGGACGAGAACAAGCAACAATCTGAAGAAATGAATCAAACAGAAGATCAGCAAGAAGAAGTCGTTGAAAATCCTGAAGTAGAAATCCTGGAGGAAGAGCAAGAAGAAAGCCAAGATAATCAGGAAGATGCTGAAAAAGCACAACTTCAACAGGAAAAAGACGAAATTCAACAGCGTTTAATTCGCTTACAGGCTGACTATGATAACTTCCGTCGTCGCACTCAAAAAGAGCGCGAAAACGATAAGAAATATAGATCGCAAGATTTAATTAATGAATTGTTACCTGTTTTAGATAACTTTGAACGTGCTCTACAGGTTGAAGTGAAAGAAGATTCTGCACAGAACTTTGTAGAAGGTATGAACATGGTTTATCGTCAGCTTAAGGATGCATTAACAAAAGAAGGCGTAGAAGAGATCCCAGCACAGGGAGAGCCATTCGATCCTCATATGCACCAAGCTGTTATGCAAGTAGAAGATGAAAATTATGATTCAAATGTAGTGGTTGAAGAGCTTCAAAAAGGGTATAAACTCAAAGATCGAGTTATTCGACCTGCTATGGTGAAAGTGAATCAATAA
- the hrcA gene encoding heat-inducible transcriptional repressor HrcA — MLTERQLLILQVIIDDFIQSAQPVGSRAISKKDEVSFSSATIRNEMADLEELGFLEKTHSSSGRVPSEKGYRFYVDHLMSPFDLPKNEKSFIQQAFANQLLEFEKVVQQSARVLSDLTNYTSIILGPEVYETKLKQLQIISLSDHTAVAILVTNTGHVEHRSFTIPVRIEPHDLEKMVNILNERLQGVPIIHLNRKLRTEIASLLRKHTHESDKAYEYLQAALFEEQPVKLYVGGKTNILMQPEFKDIDKIRSLYSMIEEENEIAHLLRHDSQDIKVSIGQENEIEAMQDLSIITASYSLGDEQMGTIALLGPTRMEYSKVISLLNLLSNRMTKTFHSWYQDGSDGE, encoded by the coding sequence ATGTTAACAGAAAGACAATTGCTCATATTACAAGTGATTATTGATGATTTCATCCAATCTGCGCAACCTGTAGGATCCAGGGCGATTTCCAAAAAGGATGAAGTGTCTTTTAGTTCGGCAACAATTCGCAATGAAATGGCTGATCTTGAAGAGCTTGGTTTCTTGGAGAAAACCCACTCTTCTTCAGGGCGGGTACCTTCTGAGAAAGGCTACCGTTTCTACGTAGACCATCTCATGTCACCATTTGATCTGCCTAAGAATGAGAAATCGTTTATTCAACAGGCTTTTGCCAATCAATTGTTAGAGTTTGAAAAAGTGGTGCAGCAATCTGCTCGAGTGTTATCAGACCTAACAAACTATACATCCATTATTCTTGGACCTGAGGTTTATGAGACAAAGTTAAAGCAACTGCAGATCATATCTCTTTCTGATCACACAGCTGTTGCCATACTTGTTACCAATACAGGTCACGTGGAGCATCGTTCCTTCACAATCCCTGTTCGGATTGAACCTCATGATCTTGAGAAAATGGTTAATATCCTAAATGAGCGTTTGCAGGGTGTCCCGATCATCCACCTTAATCGAAAATTGAGAACAGAAATTGCTTCCCTTCTTCGTAAGCATACACATGAATCGGACAAAGCTTATGAATATCTACAAGCAGCTCTTTTTGAAGAGCAACCCGTTAAGTTGTATGTGGGTGGAAAGACAAACATCCTTATGCAACCAGAATTTAAGGATATCGATAAAATTCGTTCCTTATATTCCATGATTGAGGAAGAAAATGAAATTGCTCATCTTCTTCGTCATGACTCACAGGATATAAAAGTTTCGATTGGACAAGAGAATGAAATTGAAGCGATGCAGGATTTAAGTATTATTACTGCTTCTTACTCATTAGGTGATGAACAAATGGGAACGATTGCGTTATTAGGGCCAACGCGGATGGAGTATTCCAAAGTGATTTCCTTACTGAACCTGCTTTCTAACCGAATGACAAAAACGTTTCATTCATGGTATCAGGATGGTTCAGACGGGGAATAA
- the hemW gene encoding radical SAM family heme chaperone HemW translates to MISSAYIHIPFCNYICHYCDFTKFFYNKELADQYLKALENEMVTVVGKNQQTVNTIYVGGGTPTALSYEQLEVLLNVIADSFDVMSCPEYTFEANPGEFDERKLALLKQYGVNRISFGVQVFDDQMLQKLGRNHTVADVYENLRHFEKQDFQNVSVDLMYGLPGQTYKDFESSINEAIGLGLPHYSSYSLQIEPKTVFYMRNKKGKITKPVEEEEAAMYELLLNKMESNGIYQYEISNFAKPGFESQHNLTYWNNDFYFGFGAGAHGYLPGKRTVNMKPLNHYNKKALEDGLPRLHEETVEKRDAIEEQMFLGLRKTAGVSKEAFENRFGLTINSLYSKELDYLKRKEWIEENEETIRLTKQGQLFGNVVFQEFLLEDEIL, encoded by the coding sequence ATGATATCTTCAGCGTATATTCATATACCGTTTTGTAATTATATATGTCATTACTGTGATTTTACCAAGTTCTTTTATAACAAAGAGCTAGCTGACCAATATCTAAAAGCTTTAGAAAATGAGATGGTTACAGTAGTAGGGAAGAATCAGCAAACTGTAAACACGATCTATGTAGGAGGAGGTACTCCTACAGCCCTCTCTTATGAACAGCTTGAGGTATTATTGAACGTGATAGCAGATTCATTTGATGTAATGTCTTGTCCTGAATACACATTTGAGGCAAATCCAGGTGAGTTTGATGAACGAAAGTTAGCTCTCTTAAAGCAATATGGAGTAAATCGTATATCATTCGGAGTACAGGTGTTTGATGATCAGATGCTTCAAAAACTTGGTCGAAATCATACAGTTGCAGATGTTTATGAAAATTTACGTCATTTTGAAAAACAAGATTTTCAAAATGTATCTGTTGATTTGATGTATGGGTTGCCAGGGCAGACCTATAAAGACTTTGAATCATCAATAAATGAAGCGATAGGGTTAGGGTTACCGCATTACTCTTCCTATTCGCTACAGATTGAACCTAAAACCGTCTTTTATATGCGAAATAAAAAAGGGAAGATTACGAAGCCTGTGGAAGAGGAAGAAGCAGCAATGTATGAGTTACTTCTTAATAAGATGGAGTCAAATGGCATATATCAATATGAAATTAGTAACTTTGCGAAACCGGGTTTTGAAAGTCAGCATAACTTAACGTATTGGAACAATGATTTTTATTTTGGTTTCGGTGCTGGCGCTCACGGTTATTTACCAGGGAAGCGTACGGTTAACATGAAGCCATTGAATCATTACAATAAGAAAGCTTTAGAAGATGGACTGCCAAGATTGCATGAAGAGACTGTTGAGAAACGAGATGCAATTGAGGAGCAAATGTTCTTAGGTTTACGTAAAACAGCAGGTGTGTCTAAAGAAGCCTTCGAAAATCGTTTTGGATTAACTATAAATTCTTTATATAGTAAGGAATTAGATTATCTAAAAAGGAAAGAATGGATAGAGGAGAATGAGGAAACGATTCGCCTTACAAAGCAAGGTCAGCTGTTCGGAAACGTAGTCTTTCAAGAATTTTTATTAGAGGATGAAATACTGTAA